The following proteins come from a genomic window of Rissa tridactyla isolate bRisTri1 chromosome 11, bRisTri1.patW.cur.20221130, whole genome shotgun sequence:
- the GDF9 gene encoding growth/differentiation factor 9 produces MESTWRICVCFYCCLHWLSLSIQCSPHSRGRVVFDKSPGLLVAPEDTAIELNPLLRLPKGVRRGYALLPPLLKVLSDRGHQNWEGEAPKLQPHSRALRYMKRLYKMSATKEGIPKANKSHLYNTVRLFTPCSECKHRHKDLLKGDVHSVDLLFNLDRVTALEHLLKSVLLYSFDTSVPISSSITCMCHLFVKEHDFSSQVCPSISHSVAFSLHFEVRKRKWVEIDVTSFLQPLIATNRRNIHMAVNFTCLVGDPQQNTKLENPINVALVPPSLLLYLNDTSEQAYHRWNSLRHRRKNPVRPRQRNSLRVDPTGNKGKENSQGKRASRRRRDENLKEAPATPPHNLSEYFKQFLFPQNECELHNFRLSFSQLKWDRWIIAPHRYSPQYCKGDCPRVVGHRYGSPVHTMVQNIIYETLDSSVPKPSCVPAEYSPLSVLTIEPDGSIVYKEYEDMIATKCTCR; encoded by the exons ATGGAGAGTACTTGGagaatttgtgtttgtttctaTTGCTGTCTTCACTGGCTTTCTTTGAGTATCCAGTGTTCCCCCCACTCCAGGGGTCGTGTGGTCTTTGACAAGAGCCCTGGGTTATTGGTGGCTCCTGAGGACACCGCCATTGAGCTAAATCCATTGTTGCGGCTGCCGAAAGGCGTGAGACGTGGATatgccctcctgcctccccttctcAAGGTGCTGTCTGACCGGGGACACCAGAACTGGGAGGGTGAGGCCCCCAAGCTACAGCCACACTCCAGAGCCCTTCGGTACATGAAGAGGCTGTATAAGATGTCTGCTACCAAGGAGGGAATCCCTAAGGCTAACAAAAGCCACCTCTATAACACTGTTCGACTTTTCACTCCATGTTCTGAATGCAAGCATCGTCACAAGGACCTCCTGAAAG gAGATGTTCACTCGGTGGATTTACTCTTCAACCTGGATCGTGTTACTGCTCTAGAGCACTTACTCAAGTCTGTCTTGCTATATTCCTTTGACACATCGGTTCCCATTTCTTCTTCCATTACATGCATGTGCCATTTATTTGTCAAGGAGCATGATTTTTCTAGCCAAGTATGTCCCAGCATTTCGCACTCTGTAGCTTTTAGCCTGCACTTTGAAGTTAGAAAACGCAAGTGGGTTGAGATTGATGTGACTTCTTTTCTCCAGCCTCTAATTGCTACTAACAGGAGGAATATTCATATGGCTGTGAACTTCACTTGTCTGGTGGGTGATCCACAACAGAACACTAAACTGGAAAATCCCATTAATGTGGCACTGGTTCCCCCTTCTCTTCTTCTTTATCTGAATGATACCAGTGAGCAAGCTTATCACAGGTGGAACTCACTTagacacagaaggaaaaaccCAGTGCGGCCCAGGCAAAGGAACAGTCTGCGTGTTGATCCTACGGGcaacaaaggaaaagagaattcaCAGGGTAAAAGGGCCTCTCGACGCCGAAGAGATGAGAATCTGAAAGAAGCACCAGCAACTCCACCTCACAATTTGAGCGAATATTTCAAAcaatttcttttccctcaaaaCGAGTGTGAGCTCCACAACTTCCGTCTAAGTTTTAGCCAACTAAAATGGGACAGATGGATCATAGCACCACACAGGTACAGCCCTCAGTACTGCAAAGGCGACTGCCCACGGGTTGTCGGGCATCGTTACGGCTCTCCTGTCCACACAATGGTACAGAACATAATATACGAGACACTGGACTCCTCTGTTCCAAAGCCCTCCTGTGTTCCTGCCGAATACAGCCCACTGAGCGTCCTGACCATAGAGCCTGATGGCTCCATCGTCTACAAAGAGTACGAAGATATGATAGCTACCAAGTGCACTTGTCGGTAG